In Aegilops tauschii subsp. strangulata cultivar AL8/78 chromosome 3, Aet v6.0, whole genome shotgun sequence, one genomic interval encodes:
- the LOC109764914 gene encoding protein PLASTID MOVEMENT IMPAIRED 2 — MEAAMDGGSVRATMSIFGESISGRRADKNRAQENLSSEMKQRAKSDMDKLNERKASVDNERAGAESELSRARAMAKELERQIDQTKAKATSQRSGLQATWTRKNGAEEASDAQYAEVSQELDRVKRELRKLKLEVKSAAEAKAKAESDVVATVCKIQSNLQAADEMKRRVDEANEEHVLVELARIEAERERRELEAQHVAEAERFAREIEAARSKVKEARREVSRARELEAKLEATNADVEVLQGEMELVRAMEKHHVPNDGAAEDTTRQKKEEAQDRALLQAAEAELSMAKNELESIKAGAFQFMTSMDRTRTEIMGVVQEIDRLKAQEKNADAQVQQLNAKLLKARAQMEAVTAADERSKAIVSNLTAAMQQLHAETEAASKEEELTMLEKRCVLAEADNVAAEMATAEERIRQSVKELEAAKASETSAMKKLKAAVESTMQARSTAAPRRQGTITVSRFEYEYLSGRAALVRVVADKKVAAAQAWVQALKASEKEVAMRTEAAEREMREMGPREAQAASEAEKTVGEQKALEQELYDLNATAESVGLQCAYPRRRSSRVSATSKRSKGRRSSVSAANWNPKSPSFTIKRKKKMMPSLLKLIKEKRGGSDKSTN; from the exons ATGGAGGCTGCCATGGATGGTGGATCAGTGAGAGCCACAATGAGCATCTTCGGCGAGAGCATCAGTGGAAGAAGGGCAGACAAGAACAGAGCTCAAGAG AACCTGTCCTCTGAAATGAAACAACGAGCAAAATCTGACATGGACAAGCTGAACGAGCGGAAGGCGTCCGTGGATAACGAGCGAGCCGGCGCCGAGTCGGAGCTATCCAGAGCACGAGCcatggccaaggagctggagcgCCAAATCGACCAGACCAAGGCCAAGGCGACGTCCCAGAGGTCGGGGCTGCAAGCAACGTGGACACGGAAGAATGGCGCCGAGGAGGCATCGGACGCCCAGTACGCGGAGGTGTCGCAAGAGCTGGACCGCGTCAAGAGGGAGCTCcgcaagctgaagctggaggtgAAGTCCGCGGCGGAGGCCAAAGCCAAGGCCGAGAGCGACGTCGTGGCGACGGTGTGCAAGATCCAGTCCAACCTGCAGGCCGCCGACGAGATGAAGCGGCGCGTGGATGAGGCAAACGAGGAGCACGTCCTGGTGGAGCTCGCGCGCATCGAGGCCGAGCGGGAGCGCCGCGAGCTGGAGGCCCAGCACGTCGCCGAGGCAGAGCGGTTCGCCCGGGAGATCGAGGCCGCGAGGTCCAAGGTGAAGGAGGCGCGCAGGGAGGTGAGCCGCGCGAGGGAGCTGGAGGCGAAGCTGGAGGCCACGAACGCCGACGTGGAGGTCCTGCAGGGCGAGATGGAGCTGGTGCGCGCCATGGAGAAGCACCACGTCCCGAACGACGGGGCGGCGGAGGATACCACGAGACAGAAGAAAGAAGAGGCGCAGGACAGGGCGCTGCTGCAGGCCGCGGAGGCCGAGCTGTCCATGGCGAAGAACGAGCTGGAGAGCATCAAGGCGGGGGCGTTCCAGTTCATGACCTCCATGGACCGCACCCGGACCGAGATCATGGGGGTCGTCCAGGAGATCGACCGGCTCAAGGCGCAGGAGAAGAACGCGGACGCGCAGGTGCAGCAGCTGAACGCGAAGCTCCTCAAGGCGAGGGCCCAGATGGAGGCCGTCACGGCCGCCGACGAGAGGTCCAAGGCCATCGTGTCGAACCTCACGGCGGCGATGCAGCAGCTGCATgccgagaccgaggcggcgagcaaGGAAGAGGAGCTGACCATGCTGGAGAAGCGGTGCGTGCTAGCAGAGGCGGACAACGTCGCCGCGGAGATGGCCACGGCCGAGGAGCGGATCAGGCAGTCtgtgaaggagctggaggcggcgaaGGCGTCCGAGACGTCGGCAATGAAGAAGCTCAAGGCCGCCGTGGAGAGCACGATGCAGGCCAGGTCGACCGCGGCGCCACGGCGGCAGGGGACTATAACCGTCTCGCGGTTCGAGTACGAGTACCTGAGCGGGCGGGCGGCGCTGGTCCGGGTGGTGGCCGACAAGAAGGTGGCCGCGGCGCAGGCGTGGGTGCAGGCGCTCAAGGCCAGCGAGAAGGAGGTGGCGATGCGGACCGAggcggcggagcgggagatgAGGGAGATGGGCCCCAGGGAGGCGCAGGCGGCGTCGGAGGCGGAGAAGACGGTGGGCGAGCAGAAGGCGCTGGAGCAGGAGCTGTACGACCTGAACGCGACGGCGGAGAGTGTGGGCCTGCAGTGCGCGTACCCGCGGCGGAGGTCGAGCAGGGTGTCGGCGACGTCGAAGAGGTCCAAGGGTCGGCGGTCGTCGGTGTCCGCGGCGAACTGGAACCCCAAGTCGCCGTCGTTCACCatcaagaggaagaagaagatgatgcccAGCCTCCTGAAGCTCATCAAGGAGAAGAGAGGCGGCAGCGACAAGAGCACCAACTGA